In one window of Ruminococcus hominis DNA:
- the secE gene encoding preprotein translocase subunit SecE: MSEKSGKPQKKSWFKGLKAEFRKIIWPDKDALVKQTTAVVAVSVFLGAIITVIDSLLKYGIDWLVR; encoded by the coding sequence ATGAGTGAGAAGTCAGGAAAACCTCAGAAGAAGAGCTGGTTTAAAGGTCTTAAGGCAGAGTTCCGTAAGATTATCTGGCCAGACAAGGATGCACTTGTAAAACAGACAACGGCAGTAGTTGCAGTTTCTGTATTCTTAGGAGCAATCATAACAGTGATTGATTCTCTTTTGAAATATGGAATCGACTGGCTTGTACGCTAG
- the nusG gene encoding transcription termination/antitermination protein NusG gives MSEAKWYVVHTYSGYENKVKANIDKTVENRQLEDQILEVRVPMEEVVELKNGVQKVSQRKLFPGYVMIHMIMNDDTWYVVRNTRGVTGFVGPGSKPVPLDETEMEHWGIGQTEVKCDYEIGDMITVLSGAWEGTAGVVNTINEQKQSLTINVELFGRETPVELNFSEIKKMD, from the coding sequence ATGTCAGAAGCAAAATGGTATGTAGTTCATACTTATTCAGGTTATGAAAACAAAGTAAAAGCGAACATTGATAAGACGGTCGAGAATCGTCAGCTTGAAGATCAGATTCTGGAAGTAAGAGTTCCTATGGAGGAAGTTGTTGAACTGAAGAATGGTGTTCAGAAAGTAAGTCAGAGAAAGCTGTTTCCTGGATATGTCATGATTCATATGATTATGAATGATGACACCTGGTATGTTGTTCGTAATACAAGAGGTGTGACAGGATTTGTTGGTCCTGGCTCCAAACCGGTTCCATTGGATGAGACAGAGATGGAACATTGGGGAATCGGACAGACAGAGGTCAAATGCGATTACGAAATCGGAGATATGATAACTGTCTTAAGTGGTGCCTGGGAAGGAACAGCAGGTGTTGTTAATACAATCAATGAACAAAAACAGAGCCTGACGATCAATGTTGAGTTGTTTGGCCGCGAAACTCCGGTTGAACTTAACTTTTCAGAAATTAAAAAGATGGATTAA
- the rpmG gene encoding 50S ribosomal protein L33 has product MRTRITLECTECKNRNYNMTKDKKTHPDRMETKKYCKFCKSHTLHKETK; this is encoded by the coding sequence GTGCGCACAAGAATTACATTGGAATGTACAGAATGCAAGAACCGCAATTACAACATGACAAAGGATAAGAAAACTCATCCAGACCGCATGGAAACAAAGAAGTATTGTAAGTTCTGTAAATCACACACACTGCACAAAGAAACGAAATAG